AGATAGCTTCTTTTGACAAATCAATGGATTTCAATTAATGCTGGTGGAGCAAAAAAATTATATTGGATAATTAGATTGTTTCATTGTGTTAGACTCATAACACTCGCTAGAATGTACTTACATTTAGTTCTTAATGCATTATCACATGTTCAATCTATTTTACAATGTACTAGAGGCAAAAAAttaaattgctaattttagATTCTATTTATCAGTATTGTACATCTAATTAGtatttgttgttaatttttttattgttagCTCGATTTGTTTACAATATATCCAAAGTAGTAACTTCGATTCTAtcaattggtaaaaaaaaattaatttctatTGCTAATTAGTAACATCCCGATGTTGTACCCCATATTAGTATTTATTGACTTTTTGTTGCTATCATCTTACAAACTTTTTAGTCCATTTTATGATATGTTTAAGGAAAtacaaatttttgttttacaaATTGGTGAAAACTAGTTACATTTGGTTATTTATAAGTTACATACATGTTGATTAAACACAAATTTAACTAGTCATCTACCACTATTATGAAAATAGTAGTTTTAGGTAAAATTTTAGTTGTCAATATATTATAATCTCAAAAAGTAATAATTAACACCCAATCGTAGTGTCACTCATTTCCGTTTTTATCAAATCCCAAACTAAAAACCTTAAAAACGTGGTTGGAATGTCAATTTTGGCATACTTCTATCATTTAATTGATCTTTGAACAAATATCCTTAAGTTTATTAGTTGTGATGCATATAAAAATGAACCAAATGAACACTCTAGTTATAACAATATGTACAACAATTCTAATAGATATATACAATGCTTCAAACAAATCTGTAAATTGAACAAAAATTTACGATGATTACAATGATATCTACAAGGATTCTTACCTATCACTACATAACATTTTgtataaatcaaaatttaaaatttacaaATGTTGTGCTAACAAAAATCtataaaaagaaattaaaagagtTATACAATGCTGTTAACTGAGTTTCACTTGCTACATTTCTTCTTCTCAAGttgatttcttctttttctttctaattaTAAATGGTGGGATTGGTTCTGCAAACTCAATAGTTCCCACTTTttatatttcttccttttcatttggatttttctttatCCTTTTCCATGCCATCTTGCCACTGCTCATGCAAATTGTAAAGGCTATTTACTTTGTTCAACACAATCAGTTTGGCTAAGATTTCATATCAGTTTGGCTATTAGTGATAGATGACTAGATAAATTTTTATTCAATCAACATGTATGTAACTTATAAGTAACCAAATGTAACTAGTTTTCACCaatttgtgaaataaaaatCTTTAGTTCCTTAAACATACTGTAAAATGGGCTAAACAGTTTGTAAGGCATTAGCAATGGAAAGTCAATAAATACCAACATGGGGTACAACATTGGTATGTTACTAATTAGCAGTagaatataattttttttttaccaattgaTAGAATAGAAATTATTGTTTTGGATATATTGTAAAATAGATTGAGCTAACGGTAAAAAATTAGCAATAAATAGTACTTAAATACTAATTAAATGTACAATACTAATACACAGAATTTAAAATTAgcaatttaactttttttttcctcttggACATTGTAAAATAGATTGAACATGTGGTAATATATATGAAGAACTAAATGTAAGTACATTCTAATGAGTGTTATGAGTCTAGTACAATGAAACTATCTAATTATGCAATCTAATGTCTTTGCTCCACCAGCATTGATTGATATCCATTGATTTGTCAAAAGATGTTATCTTTGCCCATGACATGCTGCAAAATAAGGTGAATACAATATAATGTGTTAACAATTATATACAAGGTATAGCTAATCAAACCCCGATTTGTACGCCTATATGAACTCTATGTAACCAATGAACAACTATATTAAATTCATTCTTACATTATGTGTATGTATGTGATAGTGTGTAAGGGctaacaaccaattacaaattTAAACGATGGACTAACTTCTATAAACTTATGACCATGTAAGCGTACGTAACATATAGCACTACTCCATACCCACTAACAACGTGTACACTCTACAGAGAAATTTTAATATCAACTATACCAAAGTTTGTAGAATACATTCCAACTCACGTAACTACTTTTTCCTGCGTTATATCTAATCTCTCTTTTACATAGATACACAGTCAAGTAACTAACACCTAACATGATGTACATTTTTGTAAACTAATTGTACCTCATAGATCATCCTGTTTAAGATACTCACAGACAAACAAAGATTACTCATTCAAGTAAAATTACACATCTATTATAGGGAGATGAATAAATTGATCAAAGGTCTAAATAACTATTCCAAATTTATGTGTACAATTGCACTACCTTTTATAGATATACGCAGTCAAGTAACTAACATCTAatataatgtacatttttgtaaactgattgtacctcataGGTTACCCTGTGTAAGGTGCTTATACGCAAATTAATATTATTCATATAGATAAAATTACACACACCACAGCAGCCTGCAAAGAGATGCACAAGTGGGTCAAAGCATCAATAACTATTCCAAATGTATGAATACCATTGCACTATACATATTACTGTGATGACTAATTGCAATATGCATGTGAACAAATAACTGTATGTTCAACAATTTCTATGCATCATATTGATGAATAACATATTGTACATTCTAATAAATATGGTGTACATCACACACCTTATCTAGGTCAATAACTATTTCAAAGTTATACATACCATTGCAGTACATTTCACAGATATATACAGTCAAGTAACTAATACCTAACATAATGTACATTTTTATAAACTAATTGTACCTCATAGATCACCCCGTATAAGGTGCTTATAGGCAAATTAGTATTACTTATACAAGTAATATTACACATCTACTACAGCTTGTAAGGAGATGCCCAAGTTGGTCAAAGCACCAATAACCTTTCGAAAGGTATGCATGCCATTGCACTATATTTTATAGATATACACATTCAAGTAACTAATACCTAAGATGATGTACATTTTCGTAAACTAATTGTATTTATACATCACACTGTATAAGGTGTTTATAGACAAATCAGTACTACTCATACAAGTAAAAAACATTTACTAATGACTAATTGCAATATGAATGTGGACAACTAATCGCATATTCAATAATTTGTACACATTGTATTTGATCGGTTACATGGTGTACATTATTTCAATCAGATTATACATTCACTAAGTATGTATGTACTTGACATTCATGGAAGTAAACTATCTATCTAATTTAATGCACTCTCATAAGCACTAATGGTCAATTTCATAGACGATTAGAACAAATAACCATCTAATAAAAACATTTGATATAAATGTTATTAATGACTAACATGCTATACGTTCCAATAAACACGATGTACATCACATACCTTGTCTAGGCAAAATCTTACAAGTTATCAAAAGTTTCCGATAGTGTCACGGTTGTGCACAATAGGTTTCCGATAATAGACATGTTGTTAGATGATAGTTACGGTTTATAGTCATAAATGTACGCAATATGAGTCAGGCATTGCAGTGTTGTACTCCCTATTTCATTTGTGTAATTTACAATAACTCACTTTACTTATCTTTTATCTTTGTATGTGTCAATCTACTGTGATGTAAACGCCCATACACAGTCGGTAATATAGTTTAAACTGTACGGTGTCACTGCTATCCTGcaacaagaataaaaaaaaaagcaagtaaCAATTACCTTCACACTCTCCCTATTATTTTATATACCTATAAACATTCTAAGTCATTTAATTCGTCTATTGagtcaaatttacaaacacTTGGCATGCATAAGTTCCCTGTGCATATGTTCTTTAAGTTGGCTCTCAATGTATCTAACTTGTGCTACCCATATGATATCCTTGTTTAGGAGTTTTCGCTAGACTTCCAATTTCATTATTCATGTCACACTGTCTTAAACAAGTTGCACAAACAAAATCATGCAAGTAAATTCATCCCCCTTTTGTCGCAAAACAAGTCAAATAGTGCAAGGAGTTTGCAATATTCTTACCTTTGGGGTTTAGTCCAATTTGATTGAGTCTATCTCTGCTTTAGATCTTACCAACTTCCACCTTTTTGCAGcctttatgaaaaatttttgtcCCACAACAGTTGCTTCTTGTGTCGCCTCAGTATATTTCTGCAACACTTTCTCCAAAAATCGCTCATCTGAAACTTTCCAATTTGGGGTAGGGATATTATTTTGCTGATTCTCTGGAATTGTGAATGAATGTTCACAAGATATGTTTTTGGAGGGAGACTAAAACTCTATTTCATTTGAAGATTTCAGATGAAGAGTCGTGCCTCATTAATTTGAGCGGGAATTTTTGGAACAGACAGCTGAGGTATTTTAACGGAACCCGTTAGCCCCTCaaatgtttttttattttttccctacTCACTTACTAAAACAACATCGTTTTCCTTTGCTGTTGCCCCCATTATACGTGGCCTGTTGTACTCCTCTCATTTCCTTTTGTGAGAGGACTGCTCAGGGACAGTCCGCCTGATGACCGTCCTTGCCCCAAATCCTTCTCTGACTCTCTTGATTTCTCTTACAACAAGTAGTTGGGCTCCATTGTTAAAAGTTTAGAGCCCAACAAAGAATTGATCTTGATGTCATTTGATGGGTCAAATGTCGAGTGACCCTACTGGAGAAAAATCTCTCCATTCTAGCTGTCACATGTCAAGTAATAAGGGTTGCTATACTGAAAGAGGACCTTTATTTATCGAGTAGGTAGATATagatattttattataaaaaaggttaaacttgaaaaagaaaaaagtattGTCAGAGAATTCGAATCTAAGATCTCTAATTTTAGGGTCTCAACTTTAGTTACTAAATTAAGATCTTCTCAGCTGATTGCACTTAGATCTAATTATGACACACGAGAATTCCATCATTTATTTATACATGAAAGGCCTCTTAAAAGTAATATATAAAAGACCTTGTAAAACTACTACAATTTATAGAGATTTTTTGTAGggatattttttctaatttattatttgggaaaaaaagagcaaaaaataACACAGTAACACAATTGTATGTTTTATTATAAAAAGACAATAAACTCATTAAAAAATATTGttggtaaaaaaaatattttgtgaTTATTATAATGCATTGAAATAATAGCAATAGCATTCAAATAGCAAAGGAAAATAAACCCccacaaaaaaaagagaaaaggatatgaattgttaaaaaaaataacaactCCATCCAAGAggttaaaacaaaaaaatagatTGCACCtgtatctatttttttttttctagcaaaGGATAGGTGGAACTTAAAAGGCAAATAACGGACAAAGAGATTTATACTTAGAATCTCTAGTTTCAAGAATCTCAATTTTAACTACTAAACCAAGGTCTCAAAGACTGATTGCACCTCTGTGTCATTTATTTATACATGAAAGGCCtcttaataaaattaataataagGATGGCAGCAGCACTACAATCATATATCAAGCttatttcttttccttaatttgaaaaaatgaagGGCTTAGCAAAACTTCAGGAACAAAAATTAATACAAACTTGTTGCAAAGTGCAtaaaaaaatttgtgaataatATTTCCTCTAACTTATTAttaaaaatagaaagaaaacaaCTAAGTAAtacaattatatattttattataaaaagctcacaaaaaattacaatttaGACAAATAATCATGACAAAGATGCAGTAAAATGGGTAGTTAAAAATCTaggatgaattttttttcttaatctaTTATTAGAAAAAAAGTAGTAATCAATACAGTAACACAATTGTATATTTTATCACACAAAAAAAGAATAAACGTGCACAAAAAATTCTGCACTAAAAAAAGGAtgtcttttattattattattgcataaGCAGTagaattcaaataacaaaaaataataataataaaatcccacaaaaaatagaaaaagatatcaattgtatataaaaaaaaatgaaaaaggtataaaagaaaaggaaaaataacaaCTCTATCTAGCAAGGGGAAAAACAGGATCCTATCTGTATAAAAATCTAATTTGTAAGATACACGCGAATATCATAattcatacaaaaaaaaaaaagagaaaacatttcaaaagcaATGTAGCACCACAATTATATCATCATTTATGATTTACATTTACATAAAAAAGGTAAGAGCTCTAGTAGCAGTGCAACTATTATTACTACCTATGAAAGGTAAATAACAGTAATAACCATAATATACTAAtagtaatataataataaaCGTAATAATCTGGTAAGCAATTTAACAGCAACaaagtttttggaaaaaaaaaaaggaaaaagaaggggaaaaaagagCAAAACCGGTAAGAAATGTGGCACCACcacaaatataatataatattaaaaaaatcaacATGAGATTTAAAGTTAGGGTACTTAATTTCTGCACCCTTATCTTTAGTTACTAAACTAGGACGTGATTACATCTATATTTAACTCAAAACACACGCGAATTCCATTATTCAATCATACATAAAAGGTCCTTTATTAAATTCCATGATTCATCAAAGACCTCTCAAAAGTACCACAGTTCATAAAGAATTTTCGCTAGAGTAATTTTTTTTGACAACTTATTATTcaggaaaaaggagaaaataacATAATGGTACAACTGAATattctaataataataataaattaataataatatggCAAGCAATTTAATAGCAAGAGAATTTGggggaaaaaagggaaaaagaaacaggggaaaaaaaagagaacaaaaCCAATATAAGAAATGTAGAAACACCACAAAATTATATATTCTAATAcaaataatactaataataaccGTAATACACataatacaaaaataataaCATGACAAGTAATTAAAGAACAGCAAAGTTTGGTGGAAAAAGGGTGAAATgaagagggggaaaaaaagaaatccagcaccacaacaaatataaatattacacaacaagaagaataaaaagaagaaaagaagaaaactgaAAGATCCACCCTATCAAAAAAAGCAACTTCCAATCCACAATGCACGTGACTTGAGCATGCAGGAGGACGACCACCAACTAATTTAAGGGATTTGGACATCATTGTTTTAAGTTCAATTAATTCTATCAGATGTGTATTGTAGAAAATGGAGAGGAGGCTAAGTCCCTAATTTAAGTACTCCTTCCCACTTAATATGTAATTTCTTTAATATACAATACTTCCAAAGGTAAAAAGTAACGTaaccaatttttttccttttttttagtctctttttaatatttgttgcaaaaaaaaaaaagaatgttttAACATATTAATTAATTGAGTGTATGGTTCTTTGTTGAGGAAAAATAGAAGCAATTTAAAAGTTTCTGTACCACTCTGACTGAAATAGAGGAGGAAAAGTGTATCTTGCATATAGACTTGTGCTCAGCTAACTACAAGCAACATATCAATCTGTAGCagaatttaaaaaaaggaaTTGAGATTTTATGGCCAGCTGCATCAAGTCAACAACAAAAAAGGGGAAGCTCCAGAAATTGCTTTCAAGAAACTTGAATTAGACTTCTTGTGAGGGATTTGACTCTTTTTCTTCAATTAAGATCTCCGTGCATTAGCACACTTTTCAATTAAGATCTTTAACACTTCGTTTCCCATATCTATCTGTTCTTGTTGAATTTGCTTCACTGAACTTGCAACAGACTCACGACATCgtttcacctcaatcatttcaaGAGTCGGACATTCTCCTAAACAAGAAGGCACCTCTTCCAAATTCTCACAATTGCTCACAACCAATTTCTCAAGACAGGGAAAATTATCAGAAGATGCAGTCCAGCTGCGAAGGTTCCACAAGTTTGACAATTTCAAGACTCGGAGGCTAGGGAACTCCCCTTCTTTCATTTCCCATTCTTCCCCAACGACGGAGTCATCGAGTAATTTAAGCACTTCAAGTTTGGGCAACTTTCCAATTGTTGAGATTTCAGTCCATGGCTGCTTATTGTAAAAGAGAGtcaacttcttcaaattcaatGGGAATTTAAATCCATATCCGTATAAGAAACGCAGAGTAAGTGATTCTAGTTGACTAAAACAGTCAAATACGAGAATCCTCTCGCCAATTCTTGTAGCTTCTTCCCTTGATTTCCTCATGTTACAGCTTAGCCTGCGGATGTTTGGTAACTTTGTCAGTATCTTTTGCAAGCTTTGAGAGGAGGAATCAATGGCAAGGCTTAAGGTATCTAAATGATCTAAACCTGGGGATACTTCAAGATACTCAACAGGAAAAATAAAACCAGTAGCGGGATTTGTAGTCCATAGATGCCTCAATGTCTTAATGTTCCAGATAGTCTTGGGTAACAAACAATAAGTGAAGTATCCTCCTCGTAGCAGAAAAGTTTGTAACCTCGAGAGGTTAGCAATTGCAGTTGGGATAGAATCTATTAAGTTAAGACGAAGAGCCAAGTATCTCAAGTGAGCAAGCAAAAATACTTCCATAGGAAAATATGCACCAAACTCCAATTCCCCCAAATCCAACACTCTAAGAAGTTTAGGTAACCAAAATCCCAAATCATCCTCCTGAAACAATAACAAACTGCGTATATTGGGAAATTCTAGCATTGACTCGcgaatcatcaaattcctggCACTTCGATCGCAAATTCGAAGGGGGTTGCTTGTGCCAGTAAGAATAAAACAATCATTCCGACTATGCAAAACATGTAGAAAGTTTTCTTCTTTGGCTTTTTTCACGCAAAACTCATGTACCAAATCATGAAGTCGGCAGGCTTTGGCACCACCCATGGTTCTTTTGTCAGAAACCATGACTAAACTTCTATCAACCAGATCCTTCAAATAGTCATCTGCCGCATCCTCTAAGATCTTTCCTTCAGTTTTTCGCACGAATCCTTCAGAGATCCAGAGCCATGACAACCTTCGGACAGGAACATCTTCGTTTTCTTTAAATGCACCAAAGTACAGAAGGCATGGCTTCAAATCATCCGATAAATGACTGTAACTCAGCTCAAGCGTCTTCCTACAGTTTTCATCATCAAGGACAATACTGGAAGTTAGACTCTTTGCAACTTCTTCCCAGCAGTCTTCTGCAGTATTGGCAAGAATTCCAGCAACGAGGACAATTGTGAGAGGTAAACCCCTACATAACTTTGCTATTTGAGATCCAACTTTACCTAGTGTCCGAGGAAAACCTTCTTTTCCAAATAGCTTTTTCTGCAGCAATTTCCAACTCTCTTCGTCAGTAAGGTGGCGGAGATGTTGGGCCATGCTATCAGGTTTGAATTGCAATTGAATTCTGCTGGTGAAGAGAATCCTACTTCCATTAGCATCATCAGGCAGTGAACTTTTCACCAAATTCCATGCCTTAATCTCCCAGACATCATCCAGAAAAATGAGATACCTATTCCCCTTTAAAAGTTTGTATAGCTTGTAAGCCAAATCATTTTCATCCATCTCAAGATATTCATCAGGACTTCTAGAAGAAATACTACATAAAAGCTGAACTAACAAACTGTGCATGCTATACACTTGAGAAACAGTACACCGAGCAAGGATATGAAAGTGGCTCAAAATTAATTGATCATTGCAAACTCTATTGGCCAATGTTGTCTTGCCAAGTCCAGCCATACCCACAATTGAAACAAAATCCAACAGCTTTGAACCCCTAGTAAGGCTATGAATAATTGTCTTTACCTCATCATCAAGACCCACCAGAACTTCATTCAACACTGGGATGCTACGTTTTGAGTCAATGCGGAAAGATTTCTGGTTAGTTCTCTGAGCTCCACAGTCATGCCTCGTGCTATCATAGGTTTCCAGGGCCTCAGTCCTCAAAAGCTGGATATCTCTGGCAACTCTTTCCAAATATTCATGTTTATCACCAACCACAATAGAGTCAATGACAAACTCTGCCCTGTGTGCAACCTCCGTAACACGACTCCAAAGAGCTTGGAGTTTTCCAGCCCAGTTGCGCTGGTCTGCTATCTTGACAAGGAAAGATCTTAAGAATACGAGATCTTCTAGGACTGTGTGGATTTGATCTTTCGGAAATGCAATTGAATCATCAGCCTCATTACAACTTTCTAGTTCCTTCAGATTTTGAAGGAGAAAATCCATAGAGCCCAACTCATTGGTCCTAGGAAAACCAAACGGCGAGAATGATGTTACTGGATCGGTAACTTCTGCCCTAACAAACTTGAGCACTTTAAGCAAATGAAAAAGAGCAAGATCGGTTTCCTTGGCCAAGCCTTCTTTGATTTGATTCacagaaagagagaaaattacAACCGCTGCATCACAGGCCACAACTCCAATAAGATTCTTCATTTCATGGCATAGCTCTTTGAACATTTTCTGATGCCTGAGGAGGATTGTCAGGAATCTTAGCCCCTCAAGGAGTTTTAGCATTTGATTCATAATCGGAACCAGAATATCGGTACAAGATCTCAGCAGCTCCTTAATATTGTGAACGTGACACTCCATAAAGTCAGCTACTAGATGCTTATTCTTCTCCAGAGCTGAAGTGTCTGATGATCTTGATGAGTATGCAGCAGTCAAGACATGGATGTAAGTTTCTCGAACCTGGGGATCACCGGGATTAATCTTCTTATCTATTAGTCGAGAAATTTGAAGTTCTGTTTCATTCCGTACTTCATTATCTGTGTGAAAGTACCATATAGAAGCCAGGTGTAATGCATTGATAGCCACCACTTCAGCGTGAATCAAGAGATCTATCAGCTGCTGACCCAAGGCACCGCGAAGCATGGCAAAGCGAATGAAGCTTTTCAACAACATTAGCTTCTTTCCAAGGCGTCCCAAACGGAATCTCTTCATTTTCGCCAGAGTCTCTGCAACAGAATCAATGAAATCAATAACTAGTTCTGGATCTCTCAGCCAGTAATACTCCAACAGAAAGTTGATGCACCATTCCTTGATATGTGTCTCGAAAAACAACTTGATTGCTTCCCGGAATCTGGTGACCTCACTTCCGATCTGAGACGAATCAGGTGAACTAGAATGAATCAAGTATTCGCTGCAAACAAATTCAAGACCTTGCACTCTCCTGATAATCAGATCTTGAATTCTGGAAGAAATAACATCCTTCTCCTCCTCATCTTGTTCCAAACAGGTTTTATGGTTCCTCCTCCTCCACGTACACTTTGTCAGATACAGATCAAAGCTTTGTAATAGTCTCACCTCGGTCTTCAGCTCATATATAACATCACGCAAATAATGGAATGTCTTACCGATCCAGTCCAGATAATCGAGAGCGGACTCAAAGCAACTAGGGCTACTGCTGCAGCATATCTCCATTGCTGTACCTTCTATTCACTCTGAGATCAAATTTGTACCTTGAATAAACTTTCTCATAACCTGAAAATAGTCAAATGTTGTCGGCGAGACTCTTCCTTCCCTTCCCGTTGCAAGTTGCGAGACTCGTCTTGTCCTGCTGCTGCGTTGTTAGAGACATTGAGGGTCCCAGACCCGGAGCCTAAACGAGATAGCTTTTGTCTACTTTCGGCCCAAAAGTGCATTTCGAAACAATGGATCCTAACTTGTAATACTAAGGTAAGTGTAGCATTGGTTTTGATACTAAGGCAGTAAATAGTAGTAATTTTACCAGAATGTAAACACCCTAGTCGAAATTGCTCAAAGTTAATAGTAgaactattttttttcccatCAAAACCATTCATTATCCTTGTCAAAACTCCTCGCAGATTAATTGAACAATTCTTATAAATCCAATTCATATGCAAAGTCACAACCTAAATCCTACCAATTTACTTCAGAAAGAGTTCATCTATAAAAAAGCGATTTTAAATATGACATCTTTTCTAAGTGATAGATACAACCATGAGAATTCCTAAAATTATAAAGAGATGGATTATccattaatttgtttttttcGCTTAAGGCATATATGGCTTAATATAGAATTTCCTATTTAGAAATATAATGGATTTTAACTTTGATTCTCTTGTCAAAAGGAATTGATTGTTCTCTGAACTATTGTATAGTAGGGAGGAGAAAAACCATAGCAAGTAGCTAGCATAAAGCCATCAGTAAGACTAAATTGCTAAAATTGTCTTTGGAACAAGAATTTGCTAGTAAACTAACAGTCATAACAATGAAAAAAAACAtccatttttaatgaaaaatcgCCCTGACTAACATTAAGATATTAGCCCAACATTTGAATTTTCCAActaaaaacatgaaaattgaagaaataaaGCACCACCTTAAAAAAAGGTATTTGCCAACCATCTTAAATTAGTAATCCAAACTTCAGGCTTCTAAAGTCTTCCAGATATATTGCCCAATTATTTCCTTTCTTTCGATACTGTACTTCAATGCTTATAAGTAAAACAATATGAAGATAACAAGAAACAACATGCCCAAAAGGTAAACCATCCGAGCTACCTCTTCCAAATAGAAAAGATGATCTAAACTCTCAACCTGCAACTGTTGGCGGCAATAATATTTTGCTGGCTCGTGAAAACCAAATTTAGCACATTTATCTGCCAAATAAAGGAAGTTGATTGCATAAAAGACGAAGCATAAAGAAACATACCTAAGAAACTTAACTTTAAAGGTATCTTAGGATACCACAACCTTTTAAATACAAAGAGATGGATCCCAAATTTGTTTAACTAAAATGATAAGCCGAGGCCACTGAGAATTCACCTAAACTTGCCAAAGACCAAGACATATTTGTCCATAGAGTCACCAAGAGGAGGATTTGTAgggtaaaattttggaaaagtaCAAATCTTCCTCAAACGCCAAAATTTGAGGCTTAAAGTTCCTTCAAGTGTTGGAAAAGTCTAAAGTGAGGAAGAGTTACCATAAGTCACAAATGAGTGACTAATGTAATACGACATGTAGGTTTTAATAAGCTATTATATAAGTTTCACTATGGACAAAGTTGTGGCAGTAAATTGTGTATAACCAATAGTAAGTTTTTGtataaaagaaatgaatttCACAATTTATGTAACTAACTCTTTAAATGGCTTTGTtgggatagagtattatttcaaataattatttgaaataattactataacactttttatgatgtgacgTATGCgtgataaaaagatgattggaaatataaaatagtggattgagaaat
This sequence is a window from Coffea eugenioides isolate CCC68of chromosome 7, Ceug_1.0, whole genome shotgun sequence. Protein-coding genes within it:
- the LOC113777052 gene encoding putative late blight resistance protein homolog R1A-3; the protein is MEICCSSSPSCFESALDYLDWIGKTFHYLRDVIYELKTEVRLLQSFDLYLTKCTWRRRNHKTCLEQDEEEKDVISSRIQDLIIRRVQGLEFVCSEYLIHSSSPDSSQIGSEVTRFREAIKLFFETHIKEWCINFLLEYYWLRDPELVIDFIDSVAETLAKMKRFRLGRLGKKLMLLKSFIRFAMLRGALGQQLIDLLIHAEVVAINALHLASIWYFHTDNEVRNETELQISRLIDKKINPGDPQVRETYIHVLTAAYSSRSSDTSALEKNKHLVADFMECHVHNIKELLRSCTDILVPIMNQMLKLLEGLRFLTILLRHQKMFKELCHEMKNLIGVVACDAAVVIFSLSVNQIKEGLAKETDLALFHLLKVLKFVRAEVTDPVTSFSPFGFPRTNELGSMDFLLQNLKELESCNEADDSIAFPKDQIHTVLEDLVFLRSFLVKIADQRNWAGKLQALWSRVTEVAHRAEFVIDSIVVGDKHEYLERVARDIQLLRTEALETYDSTRHDCGAQRTNQKSFRIDSKRSIPVLNEVLVGLDDEVKTIIHSLTRGSKLLDFVSIVGMAGLGKTTLANRVCNDQLILSHFHILARCTVSQVYSMHSLLVQLLCSISSRSPDEYLEMDENDLAYKLYKLLKGNRYLIFLDDVWEIKAWNLVKSSLPDDANGSRILFTSRIQLQFKPDSMAQHLRHLTDEESWKLLQKKLFGKEGFPRTLGKVGSQIAKLCRGLPLTIVLVAGILANTAEDCWEEVAKSLTSSIVLDDENCRKTLELSYSHLSDDLKPCLLYFGAFKENEDVPVRRLSWLWISEGFVRKTEGKILEDAADDYLKDLVDRSLVMVSDKRTMGGAKACRLHDLVHEFCVKKAKEENFLHVLHSRNDCFILTGTSNPLRICDRSARNLMIRESMLEFPNIRSLLLFQEDDLGFWLPKLLRVLDLGELEFGAYFPMEVFLLAHLRYLALRLNLIDSIPTAIANLSRLQTFLLRGGYFTYCLLPKTIWNIKTLRHLWTTNPATGFIFPVEYLEVSPGLDHLDTLSLAIDSSSQSLQKILTKLPNIRRLSCNMRKSREEATRIGERILVFDCFSQLESLTLRFLYGYGFKFPLNLKKLTLFYNKQPWTEISTIGKLPKLEVLKLLDDSVVGEEWEMKEGEFPSLRVLKLSNLWNLRSWTASSDNFPCLEKLVVSNCENLEEVPSCLGECPTLEMIEVKRCRESVASSVKQIQQEQIDMGNEVLKILIEKCANARRS